Genomic DNA from Solanum dulcamara chromosome 4, daSolDulc1.2, whole genome shotgun sequence:
TTGTCTATTTGatctcttttgttttttctctttgACTTTGTAGTGAAAAGAACACGATGCATACTCAATAATTTTTGGTATGATCTTATTTtgttatatataatattcaagTATTACTTTTTCTCTAATTCTTATTTGATGACTTGAATCGCTTTTGTACAAATTAAGGGAGTAAATCGATTCAAACTCATGTATGTTGTTTTGACACTATTTGTTATTGATGACTTACACTATTTGAGGTTGGAGGGAGCGGATTTTATGTTGTTTTGGCGAAGCGGAAATGAAAGTCACACACTTCCGTTTAAAATTATGtaagttttttctttttcttaatggAGATAATATTGTAGACTAAAcactaaaatagtaaaaaagaTTAAACATATTGggaatattatttaaaaaaattctttaccAACCTaacatattaatattaataaagaaaaaagatttttgtATTTTCATAGGTACTCTGTTtctcactcttctttttattgtattttcttttcacacaaataattttaatgaagcgtaattattattttttatgtttccCAGTATTGTTTTTATAGTAAAATTAGttatgaataaattaaaaatacatgtTCACAAATCACAATTAGtgatgataataagcacacttttaatttttacaaagaaaaaataaaaaggaaaaggatatAATCAAGGGAAAATgggaataaaaataatatttcaaataattcatttcgtaataatatttttaaattgaaagatacattttaaaattgaattactATTTTAATTAAACACCaagattagaaaaaaattaaaattaaactaaaatttttgaaatttgaattaagAGATAAAATTATTCTTTGCTATGCATCATTAAATATGATTAATTACtctatatataataggagaaaCAAAAATTATCACCggcacaaaaaaatatttattattaaaattaaaaattaattaattttttttatttaaaactgATTTGGACATTATCTGCCCCCGCTGAACTGGACattagaaaatattattattaataataataataataggaataataataaaaagaaatcataaagttTCTAACTGCACATTAACTCTCCATGTTGGAGTCCTAAAAACTGCAACCATAAACCAAATGCTGTTTAgaactcttcttctttctttttttatttttggaagttATCCGAATTTTACgttaactatatatatatatatatatatatatatatatacggttacaaaatttatacatacaaacaatttttaaaaactttaaaatataaaaataaaaaaagaatgttTTATGATAAAtctgaaaaaataaatagaaccgCAATAACTGAaagtaataattaaattttaaaaataaaacaagccTAAATTTGTGCCATACTTTTCTACTCATAGttattttcatttaaattttcttCATCCTTTTAAAACTCCATAATtcaaagtattttaatttttaaatcgaaatttaacaaatgaaaaataaaaacattataGACTCACAAATAATGACACCACTAAAAAATTAGATCACGTTTttttttactctattttataGCAAGATAGCAATTACTTCTTTATAACAATTACAAAGTCAATTTTATCTCCTACGGGAGTTAAATTAATTTACTTATCTTTAAATTCAAACACAACCTAGCAGGAGGCTTCTGTACGACGTAAATCATCACTTTTCTAATGAATTACTGATATGTTCTTTTAGTCGTACTGTTATTTTCTACATAAAATATTAGAATGTCATCTTatagtatattttatattaatcatTAATTTCACTTTATCAACTGCATCTACTTACATATTTTTTATGCTCCATTATTCTCTAGcagttttcaagaaaattttacgggattttatatattttttttaaaatattgagatATAATAAAGATGTCTATTTTGTTGAAGTCTTTGAAGTTAAATAATAACTACTTCTcacaaaaaaaactttttttttaaaaaaaaatcaaaataagctGATTTTAAAAGTTAATCCAAACAGATTAGCAAAAGAATGAAGATGCATGTCTTcttatcatgctttaaacagaTATTATTAgcattataaaatttaattgttGGTAATTATTTGTTACCTAAGATAAAATTTTGTGACAtgattataattaatattttactcAGTGTCCTCAAATCAAGTGATTAAAATAGAATGCCTACAATTTGATAATCAAGTAATTAAAACTTTTTAGTTTTATACTTAAGCATTATCAATATTAATCGTAGGACTTTTCTATGCTATAATTTATTGTAATCTAACGATTAAACTTTAttatatctttattattttaacaAGAGAATTATACAGATTGTGTGAGAATAtaatttatgattttgaatgatttttaaaaaattaaataatgctaaaaattattattatcaaaTTTAAACAATGAACTAAACTtatatattgatctattttCATAAGTATTCAATTAGCATAAATTGTCTTTATATGCTAACATTCTCTTATATAAACTTTACAATAACATTTTATAATagttgaattttgaaattgacAATAAATCAGTATATATGAGAGTGTTTATCAATTAACCGCGCAACGCGCGGATAcgtatattaatttttataatagtGATGATAAAAATTATAGAATTTCGATGAATTcaaatgaagaaataaataaCAGACTGGAcatatgttttattttgtttatgaaAGAATGATACATAAATTTGCAGAAAAAGtttattattttagtttttgaagTCGGAGGCAAGACCTATGAATTTACATATAATGAAAAAGTGATATGGAGAGGAGCAATTCAAAATATCTGTCTTTTTTAATGCAATTCAAAAGAttgtctttttttatttttcgtctATGCCTTAAAACTTCAACAATTTCCCTCATGAATGTATAATGGAAACATGCAATAAAAAATTGTGTGATTCACGATTAACTGCATCTGAATAAGTTTCAAACTCTTCATGATAAGCATTTATTAAATATACTTGATCAATTGATGatagatttaatatatatatatatatatatatatatataaaagtcgCAATTAAGagcattaaaattttattggatttaaatccgtaaattaaattggattatattaaattcaagaaaataattcaaatgtgacaatccaagtcaaattaaatgaaccATTAAAATTACACCaagtgtcaaagttatatggcaatccaagtcaaattaaatgagccattagaatcatgtcatgtgccaaaattatgtggcaatccaagtcaaattaaataagccactaaaatcatgtcacgAAAGTGGCAATCTacgtcaaattaaatgagccactagaataatgccacgtacatgttctgaccaattaaattaaagttgttcACCAAaagaatctgattggtcagttcaaaccgaccaatcaaatcacaccatCATACTACACTATAAATAGAGATCCTCATTATTGTCAGAGGAGAGagttttgaagaacaagaaacaaaaagagagctcgtggatcaaagaccgcaaattctctacaaagctacaaagtttaagtaatcaaattcaagttcaagatcaagaacgaaggcaaatatcaaaaagttcgagatcaagtttcttgttcatatttattattcctCATAGTACAAGTGTTCAtaacgaataattcaaatccaaatttgaagacgaagattcaagatcaagctattcaagccattgactctaaatcaaattcaagttcaacatattccatattatttgaagaatcagaaaattattatagagattgtaacacgcactacattttgaaatcaaatattacactttgttactccaatttttcgatcttgattatttatttttctcgcctctaaaatttgttgtttacgaATCCATCTACCGTTTTGATTTTTATTACTGTGTTCATTTTAATCATGCACACCGCCTAATTCATTGCACAGAGAATATGCGTATGTACATAAAAATGTACATGATATTTGAAAGAAGGTATTATTTGAAAAAGAAGTCTtaaaaagtatttcaaattAGGTTTGGATATgcatttaatttgaaaaaaattcaaatttcatgaGTGAAAAATAAAGTCACTCGAAAAATAGGTCAATTCACATTTTCAAacttgatttatatatatatataataaaatgttGTTTTCACATTTAAAAAGAAATACCAAAAGAATTGTATGGAAAAGCTAATAAGTATATTTGTATCTGGAAAAAAAGTTATAAGTCAGATTATTGCAATTATTAATGAtcatattgtatttgtattatTGCCATTTCTGGAAAAAACACTTCAATTCCTGCTGTACCACTAACAAGTTTATTgaaccccccacccccacccccacccccaccccccccccccaaaaaaaaacccAAAGAAAACAAGTTTATTcctaccaaaaaaagaaaagaagtaacTAGTTAATTAAGTACTCATTTTTAGGAATTGttttaatgaaagaaaaatgtgAATTCATGCTTATTATTTGAGTGGAAATCATTTAAATTTCAAGTTTCACTTTAAAAGTTTAATTCTTCCTCCAATTTCAAAataaacattttccttcatctATCTTAACAATGTGTATTACGTCTccaattatttttatgtatcgTAAATAGATTAATTTGAGTTTTGTTATtaatgaattattattattttgcaaTTTATTTAATGTATAAATACATAAATGATCTTTTAggaacttattcaaaaatagtttatttGTTTTATAGGTAAATTTATAACATAgattaaaaaaaggaaaaatattataatattaaagaagtaaaagaaaaaaacatatattcataaattAGAGGGTgaaattgatattttaaaaataattattgaaatataaaaagaagaatgTCTATCATTCAAAGCAGAAGAgggaaaaatgatttctaaagcaAATTGATGAAAATTGTACCCTTCTTATTCTCATTAGCTGAAATTTTAAagagtaattattattattattttaaatacttaaatTACCAGAAGATCTGAGCACAATGATCCCAACATAGTTTTTTCCATTCTCAGGAATTCAAATATAGACCTAAAGAGGAGAGCTCTCAACCGTCCCGTCACAATCAATATTTATAGTTTTAAGAAGTCATTATTACTAATTTGTGCAGTAAGATCCAGGTGTGTTTGGTTTAGTTAATTGTTTTGGAACatgtttttcaaattaatttatttttttaaaatttgtgaaaaatgacttccctaaaaaagataagaaaaacatttttcaaaatcaTTTTGAACTTCACACTTTAACTTTTCATCTTAAATTAAGTCTCGGGTTGGGGGACGGGATCAAAATCGGGGTGATGCCTCGAGTCGGGGTCTCAAGGCCGGTGTCGGGTCTTGAGTCGGGTGTCGGGTCTCGGGTTGGGTGTGTATCGAGGTCGGTTCTCTGGTCTGGGTCAATTCTCAAGAGAGAGTCGGGGGTCGGAATCGAATCTCGGATCGGAGTCAGTGTTGGGGTTGGATTTCGTATCAAGTTTTGGAGGTCAAATCTCGAATTGGGATGAAAATCACGTCTTGGGTCAGATTTCGGGAGTCGGGTCACAGGTCAGTGTCGGGGTCAAGTCTCAAATAGAGTGTCAGGGATAGGAATCAGGGTCGGAGTAGGGTCTCGGGTGAGGGCCGGGGTCGGATCTCTAGTTAGGTTTTGGGAGTCGGGTCTCAGGTCAGAGTTGGAGTCGATTCTCGGGTCGGGTGTCGCGGGTTGGGGTTGATTCTCAGGTCAGGGTCGTTTCTCAGGTTATGTCTGGATTGGGTGTTGCCGTCGGGTGTCGGGTTGCGGTCAGGATTGAGGTCGAATCTTGAATCGGGTATCGAGGGATGGGTTTGGGTCTCGGATCGGAGTCTTGATCGAGTCTCTTGTCGAGTATCAAaacatattttgatattttttactcatcaaatcaaacatgaaaaataagttagaaatcaacttatttttcaagaaaatattttctagtcCATGCAAAACATTTCCTTCCTATCAAACTTACCCCTAATGGTAACAATATGGAAATGCACAAGACCAACTACAGATTTGCTGAGAGCGAACTGTCCCTTGTAAGTACAAGCGTACAACCATTGTGCTTCGAACTTTATCCTTACATCTACTTAAATTTTTATGGACAAAAATTACTAAGTACGTGTACTGAGTAAAATAAATGCTAGCTAGTGCTAACTCAAAATTTGcaaaaattgatcaaacaacATCATAGTCACACAACTTAATCTCCAAGATATATATGTTCGTTTGCCTTTTGTACTCAAGAGTGTAATAGGTACCATCAAAGGTTTTCGTAAAGTAATAAATATTCcttcatttttaaataaaactTTTAGATTTGAGGTTTAAGTATGAAGTTACATTTGATCGAAAGCGCTTATTCTCCAAAGTGAAACTTTCAACCACAAATCCTAATTAATCAAACCCTAAAATTAATATCAAACACAAAGTGAAaatacacacacacaaaaagggTAACAGGTACCTTGCGTACGAGAGCAAAAGCAAAAACAAACGTGAGAATAATAAAATTGTTTTTTAAACTCATGTTAAAGTATATATCTGGCGGAAAAAGAAAGGCATAAAACTTTTTAAATTGggtcatatatatatttgctaTATTTGTTCTATATGGttcataatttatatatgtcGTTTTGCTCGAATTCTGTTACGtcaaattaattcttcttttgtcccaattgtttttattttaatttagtttcACTCGGTTATTGTATCTATCTTGTAGTGTAATTTTAAGTGCAAAGTAACGGGTGTGTTTGGTATcactgaaaaatattttcttggaaaCACAATCATCTTCGGGTTTAAGAGCGATAAGTTTCAACTTTGACATTTTTATGATGTTTGAGTTAATCGAGCCAATATATTTCAAGCATCAATTAATAATAGAGTAAATTTTTATTGTCATTTATGAAAACAATCATCTTCGGGTTTAAGAGCGCTAAGTTTCAACTTTGACATTTTTATGATGTTTGAGTTATCGAGCCAATATATTTCAAGCATCAATTAATAATAGAGTAAATTTTTATCGTCATTTATGAAAGAGTATAAGCTCTATGACAATATAagcaatttgaaaaaaatatatatataaacaggATTTATAACATTTGATCACTTAAAAAATTGAAGCAAAAAGTAATTTTCTTTACGAATACTTCCTTCGTCTTATATTAAATAGACATATTACTAAAAATAGTTATTCCATATTTACTTGATCACTTGCTAAATCAAGatacaattaatttttttttaaaattttatcccTATAATTAATATGACATTTTGAATGTGAACAATTTTTAATACTAACTATTTCTACACTCTATGTATATTGTATTGATATGAATAAAgagtaaaatagtaaaattaatcaatttattatatgatttcttaatcgacatatgaaataaaaaatgtcTATCTAATAATATAAGACCGAGGGATTATTAACTTCTAACCTAATAAAATAGAAGCACCCTTTATAATAGATCAAATTACCCTATAGTATATAAGGGTGTTTTCACACTCATTTAGTATAACTTAAAAACTCTCTTGTAAATAGAAttaaggcataatacataaatatgttctTTAATTTGACCTCATTTTATATTTATGCTCTTCAATTTTGATGTGAACAAGTAGAAACTTAAACTTGTACTAAATTAAATAAGTAGACACACGTGTCTTATGTGGCACAATACGCGTAGGACGCCACATAGGACACACATTTACCATGTAAGACGAATTTAAAGTGCTTACTTGtacttaataaaattaaaaatcataattatcagttgaaatcaagttaaaagtcatatttatgtattacgCATAGAATTAAAAACTATAGAAAaagtattttgaaaaaaaaggaaaagaaatccGAAACTCGAAAATcttaccaaaaataaaaataaaaataaattcctATATTTTGCACAAGCTAGACACGGACACACACGCTCATCCATAAATATACTTCTCCTTCCTTGTGGCCTTTTCGTCTTCTTCATTTCTCTCCTCTATTCAATCAATTTTACTCACGAGGGAGCGCCGGCGCGTAAGCGCGTCTCCCACCCTCAGCCCACTTCTTCAAATAACTCATCACCTTCCCCAAGAAATTTCATTCGTCACCCAAAAACAGAGAGCTAATTTCAAAGTTCatcaactttaatttttttgctctttttttttttttggattttgtgTGGCAATGGCGGCCAAtttgtcacactcccttacatCGAAATTCAGGAAAGCTAATCTTTACTACGTGGCTGCTACAATTGTtctctgttgcactttctatgtAATCGGACTTTGGCCTCAAGGTGGTGATGTAACTAGCCGTCAATTATCCTCAACTGCCTCCATCCTAACCACCCTACCATGCAACCCATCAATCAAAAACACAAATCCCAATTACGGTTCATCGATTTCCATCGACTTCACCGCCCGTCACACCGCTGATGACTTTGTACCACTCTCACCATCGGCGCGTGTAAACCACTACCCATCCTGTAACCCGGACTGGTCCGAGTACACCCCTTGTGAGGACTCGAAGAGATCACTGAAATTCGATAGAAACATGCTCATTTACAGAGAAAGGCATTGTCCCGAGAAGAATGAGTTGTTGAAGTGCAGAATTCCGGCGCCTTTTGGGTATAAACAGCCGTTCCAGTGGCCGGAAAGTCGTGATTCTGTATGGTATGCGAATGTTCCGCATAAACATCTTACGGTTGAGAAAGCTGGACAGAATTGGGTCCGGTTCAAGGGTGACCGGTTCACCTTCCCCGGCGGTGGCACCATGTTCCCACGTGGCGCCAATGCTTATATAGACGATATCGGAAAATTGATCAAGCTTAAAGATGGTTCCATTAGAACTGCCATTGATACCGGTTGTGGGGTAcgttttatttcaattttctgAATTCACTTGGAATTTTCATAGTTTTATGTTGACTTATCTTTTGGACACACTTATTTTTTGGTAGTATTTGGttgcaaaataacaaaataatttccaatttataaatttttaataataatgtTAGCAAAATAAGATGGTGTTTTGGGACGGACGATTGATGCTGTCAGTCTACTGCAATGGTCACGGGGCTTAAGAATAGTATTGTGCAAGCTCATATTGCTTGagattaaaattttgagaattaGAGATACATAATAATGTCTAAATGTGGTTGAAAATTGTGATGACTATTTGGtgaaaactatttttttgtCAATCAAATACAAAAATGACTTACTTTTAGAAAATTTGTATGTcattaataatttttctttttaataacaaattaaagaaatgaTGGAAATTTACATTCGATTTTTAAAATCTATGGGTATATTGGATGGGTTTCATGGTATTGTCTCGATAAGTAGTTTATTGTGTACATTTCTTTTTGAAGCTTTgacttttcaagaaaaggaaTAAGAATAGAATGGGTAAGTTTGTTGGCAATGCACATGGGTTTTCCATCGTATTGGTTTGGAAGTTGTCAAAAACTACATACTTTCAATTTAAAAGagaaattaatgaatttcataaATTTGACTTCTCTATTTTCCCAATTAAAGAAAAGTTTACTTTAGTGGATAGTTCATATTAAAGAAGTCTTTCCATTTGTCCCAAGACTAGTTGACGGAGTTACCTGGTAGTCTGGTACCCTGGTACCTGTTACTCGTGGAGGTGACAGTGGGAGGTGATAGGTATCCCCGTGAAATTAGTTTAAGTGCGTAAAAACTTGGCCCGAATACTATGgtcatcaaaaagaaaaaaggtccTAGATAGTTGGTTGAAGTGGAGGTTGGGAGTGGTTGAACAAGATGATTGCTAGAAATACATTTAATGTGGGATTTTCATTACTAGAGTTGAATTATTGGTCTTACTGTAAAAAGTTGGTTTTAATTTGGTTTACTTGATTTGAAATGTAGTTTGGTTTAGTGATCTTAGTGGAGTCCACTATTGGTTGAAACCCAAAATGTGTGTTTCCTTCAATTGCACTTAAagaatatgttttattgatttgccAAAAAAAGAAGCACAAAATAATCACTTCTAGATTAACTTgcaatgaaagaaaaatttatTATGGCTTTCACATTTATAGTGTAATCCTATTATGAATTCAACATTTGATGCAACTATGAAAACTTATTAATTGTTTAGGATTATGTtgtttgaattttaattttccGCCATGTTTTTCCGATATAAGCATTCTCTGGACCGAGCCTTAATTGcaattttattgaaataaaCAAGATAGTAGGTTACTAATAATAAAAGTCGCATTAAATTTATTAGAGTGTGATTATTTCAGTTAAAGTGGTCAACAAATAACTTTATTCTTGACTGGGAAGGTTGAACTGAATTCTCAAAATTTGCATTGCTAGGATCCAAATTTAATTGGAAGTATCGTATACCAGGGGCGGAGGACACAAAGGGGTCAGAACCTCTTTCATCAGAAAGACTAAATGTATAAACGAAgtcaaaattattttctatatcCATCTATAATAGATGTTGAAACCACTTTAGCTTTGTCGCATGTTTActtttttttcagtttctttTGTTTTCCTTAATCATAGGAGGCTAATTTTACCGTACACAACTTCAGGTTGCTAGCTGGGGTGCTTACTTGCTTTCTAGAGACATCCTTCCAATTTCATTTGCACCCAAAGACACACATGAAGCTCAAGTTCAATTTGCCCTTGAGCGAGGAGTTCCAGCATTGATTGGCATATTAGCTACTAATAGGCTACCTTACCCTGCAAGGGCATTCGATATGGCACATTGTTCTCGCTGTCTCATCCCTTGGGGAAAATATGGTATTCTAAATAACATACCTttgctcttttactcattcTTCATGAAGGAAGATCAATCTTATCTTTttaattagtatttttatttttattcatttgatGTGGAGCAGATGGGCTATATTTAATTGAGGTTGATCGAATTTTACGTCCTGGCGGATACTGGATCCTCTCGGGACCACCCGTTAACTGGCAAGATCACTGGAGGGGATGGAACAGAACAGCTGACGATCTGAAAGCAGAGCAAGATCAAATAGAGAGTGTTGCAAGAAGCCTATGCTGGAAGAAAGTAACTCAGAGAGGTGACCTAGCAATTTGGCAGAAGCCTACTAATCATGTGCATTGCAAAATTAACCGAAAGGTCTTCAGGAAGCCACCCTTTTGCCTGGAGCAAGATCCCGACAAAGCATGGTAATGTTCTACTTCTCGAATGATTAGAATTCAACCAAGCTTGTTGTTTCCCCTGTCTACATTCTTGCAGCACAGGACGGGTCGTTAGGCATATTCATCTCATTCTCCCAACAGTCCTTAAAAGTTAAAACACTTTGAATGGATACCAAAACATATTGATGGCAAAACTGATGGTCCTTTCCCATTAATTTTCATTGGAGTTGCTTAACAATATTCCACTCTTTTGGTCAGTAGTACCAAACCATTTGATAAAAATCTGTCCAGCTTAATGAAATCAAAACTATGCACCACAAATGAAGAATAATAAGTTAGTGTTCCCCAGATGTATTTATCCAAGACTTTAATCTTCCAGGTACACCAAGATAGATGCTTGTTTGAGTCCACTTCCTGAAGTGTCCAGCGTTAAAGATATCGCTGGAGGGCCACTGGTGAATTGGCCAGAAAGATTAACTGCGGTCCCTCCTAGGATTGCTAGTGCTAGTATAGAGGGAGTTACTGCAGAGGGCTTCTCTGAAGATACAGAATTGTGGAAGAAGAGAGTCGTCCACTACAAGGCCTTGGACAGTCAATTAGCAGAGCGTGGAAGGTACCGTAACATACTTGACATGAATGCTTGGCTGGGAGGATTTGCAGCTGCACTTGTTGATGATCCAGTTTGGGTCATGAACATTGTCCCCGCTGAGGCTGAAATCAATACCCTTGGAGTTATCTATGAACGTGGTTTAATTGGAACATACCAAAGCTGGTAAAGCCTACTGCTCCCATATAAAATTTGCTTTTGCTATTTACATCCTAATTGTTGTTACTGATGAATGCTCTTGTCATTCAGGTGTGAGGCAATGTCTACGTATCCAAGAACTTATGACTTCATACATGCTAATTCGGTCTTCACCCTCTACCAGGACAGGTAATTAACTGTTTGAAGGTTCACATTTCTCAagcatgtttcttgaatgtgacTCGTTGATTCAAGCGTCTATATATTGCAGATGTGAAATGGAAGACATATTATTGGAAATGGACAGAGTATTAAGGCCACAAGGCAGTGTGATATTCCGAGACGACGTGGATGTTTTGGTAAATGTGAAGAGTATATTAGACGGACTACAATGGGATAGTAGAATGGTTGATCACGAAGGCGGTCCTCATGTTAGAGAAAAGCTTCTAATTGCTACTAAACTGTATTGGACAGCACCAGCACCTGATCAAGATAAACAATGAGTCTTCTATAGTTTTACAATCTGGccaatttttttacttttgttgataaatttttgttatgatttttcattaacctCTCTATCTTTTGGCTTCAAAATAAACATGTGGATATTGAGGTTTTCccctgatttttctttttcttttttggcttTCTAATCGGCTTGTAATATTTTACACTTTACTTACTGTGAAATGCAAAATTTGGTATAGAAAGCAGATTTTAGATGATATTAGTGTTAAATGACCGATGATGGTTTTCTTCTACCGTAAATCGATTGGAATCTAATCAGAGAATTGTGCAATTTGAATATACCACATTTTAATGGATGAACTATTGTCATTTGAATATACCACTTAATTATGCTCATGATATTTGCTTAAAATgacaatgattttttttttattaaagccATCTAACCAAATTTTTACCCAAAACCAAACTTAACAAGTATtattaggattattttatttatggatTTGAGACTTGGTTAGCAAGTAGTAATACCATGTAATATTATCTTGTAAATATTTATGTTAgcattttaaaaatagaatttaaatttttaaaaattattaaactatattttctaaaaaataactaATCCGCTGCAGCCTAATAGTAATAAATTGGGCTTGGTTGTTTTAGGTCTCATCAAAATATGGGTCAGCCCGCCATAAATTTTCGAAATCTGCATGAGGCTAACCCAATCCATATTGATAGCTCTAGGCCAGACATTTTCAATTTTATAGTGATCACTTGACCAAGTAAAGGCATAATTCATGTCAAATGAAACTTTGATAACCAAATAAGGGAGCAACCATTTAGAAATGGGAAATGTCCAATCCCAAACATTCTCCGTTATGGATTTTGCATATTCTTATGTCCATTTCAGAGACACACTTTCAAGTCAAATCCACAACTTAAATAGCACAAATAATGTCTCCTTATTGGAACTATCCTTTTTCTTTTGGGGTCATCCGATCTTGAAATTTTTGCACAAATCGGCTCTTGGGGTGCC
This window encodes:
- the LOC129886645 gene encoding probable methyltransferase PMT15; the protein is MAANLSHSLTSKFRKANLYYVAATIVLCCTFYVIGLWPQGGDVTSRQLSSTASILTTLPCNPSIKNTNPNYGSSISIDFTARHTADDFVPLSPSARVNHYPSCNPDWSEYTPCEDSKRSLKFDRNMLIYRERHCPEKNELLKCRIPAPFGYKQPFQWPESRDSVWYANVPHKHLTVEKAGQNWVRFKGDRFTFPGGGTMFPRGANAYIDDIGKLIKLKDGSIRTAIDTGCGVASWGAYLLSRDILPISFAPKDTHEAQVQFALERGVPALIGILATNRLPYPARAFDMAHCSRCLIPWGKYDGLYLIEVDRILRPGGYWILSGPPVNWQDHWRGWNRTADDLKAEQDQIESVARSLCWKKVTQRGDLAIWQKPTNHVHCKINRKVFRKPPFCLEQDPDKAWYTKIDACLSPLPEVSSVKDIAGGPLVNWPERLTAVPPRIASASIEGVTAEGFSEDTELWKKRVVHYKALDSQLAERGRYRNILDMNAWLGGFAAALVDDPVWVMNIVPAEAEINTLGVIYERGLIGTYQSWCEAMSTYPRTYDFIHANSVFTLYQDRCEMEDILLEMDRVLRPQGSVIFRDDVDVLVNVKSILDGLQWDSRMVDHEGGPHVREKLLIATKLYWTAPAPDQDKQ